The DNA window CCTCAGCTCTCCTTCTGCCAACACTTGGACTTTCTTTTGTCCCTCATGGTAGTTGTTCCATCGTCGAAAAACGTAAAAGGGAAAAGTTAGACAGTAAAAGGCACATAGTCCGCGCGCCGCTCGAAGGATCCATAGGCTGCGGCGGTGTCACTTCATCCCACGTTAAGTTTAAAATGACGACAAAATGGCTCCTGGGTgcgcctcctcctcctcctcctcccactGAGGGACAGATTAACATAAAAACCTGTGGAGAGacgcctcctcctcctcctcaaggGTCCACTTTTCCAACCTCTACTCAACTTAAACAGAGGGTGCACTGACTACTTTAAACTTACAGTACTTACAGGTACTTTTTAACTTGGCTATTAAACTTAGGTTAAATAAAGTGGGCgagcgcgcgcgcgtgtgttgTACGTGTGTTGTATATTACAACCTTAAAACTTTCATCACAACTTACTCCAagatgtattttactttataacTTTAATTCACACTCACCATAAAACACGGTACAATAAAAGCCTGCCGTAAAACTTACAGAACCTATTCATCACCTTCACACTCGGCTTAATACAAAGATAGTgatacattacaaataaaattctACACCACGACGTTACATTAACATTCATTACAACTAAGTTGTAACAATAATGTTAAATTATAATTTACCCACATCCCCACTTTAAACACAGGGTAAACAGCAGActgtattacattttacagtagCAATAACATAAATTCACACTTGGCTCACAAGGGGAAACATTACCAataaacactacactacaacatTAAATCTATCATAACTGTAAAACTTCATATTCACATCATTTCACAGCTCACCTTAATACTTCCATTCACAACTTCCCCTAAAACAACTGCATCGCAGCTTACTTTCTTTAGTGTATTTCAAAACTTACTTGTTGTTTACagtttgtcatttttataaaaCTTACTCTACCTCACCACTTACGGTATGCAGcctattttaaaacttaaatGATGTTATAATTTagatataaaaaacataattattaTCTAGTTAAGGGCGGCactgtagtgtcgcagtcacacagctccaggggcctggaggttgtgggtttgattcctgctccgggtgactgactgtgaggagttggtgtgttctccccgtgtcagcgtgggtttcctctgggtgctccggtttcctcccacagtccaaaaacacacgttggtaggtggcttggcgactcaaaagtgtccgtaggtgtgagtgaatgtgtgtatctgtgttgccctgtgaaggactggcgccccctccagggtgtattcctgccttgcgcccaatgattccaggtaggctctggacccaccgcaaccctgaactggataagggttacagataatgaatgaatggattatcTAGTTACCTCACAACTATGACATTTTGTAACAacatccatttaaaacacagccttcataatattttttacatcaaacatgaaaacatttcaTCCTGCAAATTACAAAATGATTTACACTGCACTACACCTCATAATGTCCTTTAAAACAGCTTCATTATAATTTAAACAACCTCAGCACTTACACTAGTAAACTACTTGAAAAATAGTTTTATTTCTCAATGTATATTTCTTAAACATTACAGAtagaaattataattataagtatatataattttacttttattttttttaccttaatataTGTTGCATTAAAACTTGCCTTACATCTTACAATAACCTTTATAATATATGGTAAAACATACAATATaaactctttaaaaatattaatttaccataaaatatgctttaaaataccatacacattattttaaataaaacttgcattaaaacatgtattaactgtgttaaatcaagtgattttaaaacttcagaaaCACTTAAAAtctgcagaaaaaaacacaacctGACAATTTTTACTCTAAGActctttaaaacaaatatttgaaaaCTGTTTATAGTTAATCATACAATTGGAATTAAACTTACATTATCACACATTATAAAACTTACCTTTGAATtgtctgtaaacaaacaaacaaacaaacaaacaaacaaaaatagatTTTAGAAACTCAGAATTAATCTTACATTTACCCTAAAATTTGCATCAAAATCTGCCCTACAGTTTCCATTTATATTCacttgtgtgatggtgtgagaGATGGTGTGGCCTTTTCTGCTTCTGTAAGCCTCaatattttgttgaaataaaaaacatttataatcaAAGAAAGAATAATCAGGGAAAGCTGTACTCTTACAGGTGTGGACTGTAATATTAAAACAGGTTGTTGTAATAATATCTGAATATATACTGCAGTAGATACTCCATGTTGTGgattatttataaaatgctaTTCTATATATGATGTATATgccatttgtttatgtttattactcATTATGTATGTGAGTAGTGTCAATGCAACCACGGAACAGTAACACAATCtgcttatcatttatttatttttaatatatattttgaatatatgaaCCACGCGCCCCCTCTAGTGGCGGAGCGTAGAACGTGCATTTGTATTGGTATCAAGTATTTGAAACTTCAGCGATTCTTGAAAACACAGAACCTGTTCAATGATCAGGGGGCGGTTCCAAAAAGCAGAATTTATGAGTTAGCTAAAAGCTTAAGCCCAGAACTGCGGATTGTCTAAAGGGATATTAGCCATTTTCCCGTCTGATTCGTTTAATTATATCACTCTATTAATGTCCAGTGATAATAGGAACTAATAGGAATTCAGATCAAatctttttattaaaacatgaCTCACTCAAAACATGTAACTAAGGCATATCAAGGaagtgaacattcattcattatctgtaagcgcttatccagttcagggtcgcggtgggtccagagactacctggaatcattgggcacaaggcgggaatacaccctggagggggcgccagtgcttcacagggcaacacacacactttcgagtcaccaattcacctaccaacgtgttttgaaatgtgggaggacaccggagcacccggaggaaacccacgcggatacggggagaacacaccaacacctcacagacagtcacctggaatcgaacccacaacttccaggtccctggagcagtgtgacactacctgctgcgccactgtgccgcccaaggAAGTGAACAATCTCTCAGTATATTTTCCTAGTTTGTTTTAAAGCAACTAGATATGAAAAGGCTTACAATTTTAATGAAAACTAAATCTAATACATTCCTGGTAGAcaatttttttataatgttcCTGCTATATCTGGTATAGTATGTTCCTATTAACTCCCATAATACACCAGGGCCTTTTAAAAGGTAAAATTATAGGCTAAAATCTCAGCAGCTGATTCTCCATCCAAGATATAATGCACATTTTGATATTTGGAACAAAAATGATGTGCCATGGCACACATTAAACACAGGCTGAGCAGAGGTTGTAATCATTCTTGAAATTTATTTTTCCTGGATAAAAGAAATGcaataaattaatacaaaacAGAAACTCATTAATAACATGAATGTGAAGAAAATAATGTCATATTGTTGACTGGGGGATAATGGTATGGTCAGCTGCTACAGGGAAACATTATATAAAGAACCAGTGAAGGTGAATAAAACATATCTTTATCTTATAAAACAAGTAAACACtgattgtaaatgtatttttaagcaACATAAGGGGTCTGCAGCTGATCTCAAGCCAAGTTGTGTGTAGTAGTTCCCCAATGTTAAAGGTGTCTTAATAAATTCATGCCGTATctagagtatgtgaatgtgtgctgGTTCAGTTCAGCTCTCTGAAATTGGAGACTCTTCTGGGGTTTTACAGTCTCTGCTCAGCTGAAGATGGTGTTTCTGAAGTGTGTGTTCACTCGGACCCAGAAGAATAATCTTTCCACTGCCCAGACACTCGTCCCCTTTATACAGCACTGCAAACTACAGAGGAAACACAGGGATTTATTTCAGGAAAAACTCATTTTATCTGGTGATTGATGACTGTAAATGTATATCCTGTAAAATGTTTGCCTTAAGAATAGCTTACCTGTCCAGGTGTGAGGGCTCGTACTGGCCTTTTTGCTGTTATCCACAATGATCCATCCAGATTCAGAGTCACAGTGCATggaactaacacacacacacacacacacacacacaaacacacaccacaaattTATTTTAGATTGCACTTTAAGTGTAAGGAAACAAAAAGATATTTCCATATTTCAATGCCCAATGAAAAACATctccaacatttccaaacaaGCAACTTTACAGTAGGGGGAATAACGTATTAAATTTCAAcataaatcaatgtaaaaataactaATTCCAAGTGACTGGAAATTTTGGGGTATTTCTATAGGTCTGTTCACAAGCTGTGGTGTTCAtatgatgtaataaactaaaaatctaCAGAAATGGAGatccatgtttttcattggacagcgatggtATGACGAAAGTCAAGATTGGCTCTCACTTAAAGGCATCTGATGAAGGAAGCGGAAATGACAGTCCATCATCTGGGTTCTGATCAGTTCAGCAGGAGGCTCCTCAGTGATCCAGTGAAAACGATCTGTTTGAATTGTGTCCCGTAACAGGGCGGGGTGGTTTGTGGTAGGACCCTAAAAAGGAACAAgaagtgtgattttttttttccaataaataaaacaatatcacCATGAGCAAAGATTTGTGTGTAACTCACGACAAATATTTCTCCGGTCTTGATATCTTTATCGACAACAAACCATGGGTCTTTCTGCCCTCCTATCCGTGCTCTCTGTCCTAAGGTAAATGTGAACCAACCTGTTTGGAAAACTCAGAATGAATGCCAAGCTCTGACCTGATAGAATAAGTGGACCATCTGTAATCTGTCGGAATAAAACTTTGTAATGGCAGTTGCTTGTAACACGGTGTCGTAATATCATGACCAAACAGACATGGTCTAAAGTAAAGTTGTTATATTTTCAGTACTCCTGTATAGTTGGTcttttctgtgattttattgAAGACACCATTAAAAAGAACCTGACTTACCTTTATGCTTCCCCATGATTTTCCCATCTTCAATGGAGACAAAATTTCCAGGTTTTGGTTCTAAATACTGTTAATAAAGAAAAGTCAACTTTAAAATACACTCTGCGTGAGATCATAAAATATGAAGGAGTATTGAGGCCTGGTTGGAAAGGCATGTACCTGAAGGATAAAATCCTCAAAGTGCCGTTCACCAATGAAGCAAATACCCATGCTCTAGAGGAGAAAAGAAAGCCAATACAAGGTGAAGCTTTCTTTTTATCCTGATTTAGATTTCAATATTACTTCAATACACTGATTcaggtgttcattcattcattcattatctgtaagcgcttatccagttaagggtcacggtgggtccagagcctacctggaattattgggcgcaaggcgggaatacaccctggagggggagccagtccttcacagggcaacacttggactgtgggaggaaaccggagcacccagaggaaacccccgcggacacagggagaacacaccaactcctcacagacagtcacccggagcaggaatcgaacccacaacctccaggtccctggagctgtgtgactgcgacactacctgctgcatcaccgtgccgccatagtcTACTATTAATGTAGTGCATTATTGCTGAAAGAATGGTCCCTTACCTCTTTCTTTTTTAGAACATGATAGAAACCTGCTTCGGCAGCAATCTTTTTTACAAAATCTTTAGTAAGTGCTGCTAATGGAAAGATGGTTTTCTTCAAGGCACCCTGGGAAATTTGACTGAGGAAGAAGGTTTGGTCTTTCAGAAGATCAGCACCTTGGTACAGCCTCACCGCTGAAAAACACATTGATTGTAATTATTTACTGACAAAGTTCATCTACATTGCAGATGTTTCTGACAATACAGCCAATGAGTGTAGGTACAAAATCAGTACCCCTCAAAAACTTAGTGTAGGCAGCTTTGTGTAGAAACATCCTAAAATATAATGTTATTATAAATGGGAACAAATAGACACTGCAATTAATGGCATAGAGAGGGAGGTCGACAGCAGTTTTCTAAGCAAAAAAGTACATTTATACTATGCCAAGAATCACAGAAATAAAACTTACGATTTCTGATCTCCAAGCGATTCCTGAAAAGAGGCTGTGGACATAGTGTGTGCTTCTGCTGAAAAACCTCCTCGTCTTCCACAGAAGTTCTTGCATAGTGACCGGTTGCCATGGCATCAGCACCTGCTCAACATGCAGATACAATTattaaacatgagacaaattaATTACTGCTTACAGCATGCGTCTGTAGTACAGTCACTGtttgagtgtatatatatatatatatatatatattatacactgTTAAAATATAGGGAACACTTAAACAATACAACATACATCCAAGTCAATCACtcttctgtgaaatcaacctgtccagttaggaagcaacactgattgtgaatcaatttcacctgctgttgtgcaaatggaacagacaacagatagaaatgagaggcaattagcaagacaacccctataaaggagtggttctgcaggtagtgaccacagaccatttctctgttctcatcctttCAGGCTGATCGTTTGGTCATGTTTGCATATTGTCAGTGCTTTCACCCTGAGAGGTAGCATGTGGTGGTCtctacaacccacagaagttgctcaggtagtgcagctcatccaggatggcaCCTTAATGTGAGCTGTGGCAAAAAGgtgtgctgtgtctgtcagcacagtgtccagagcatggaggagataccaggagacaggccTGTACACCAGGAGATGTGCCCGACATCCACAACTGGGGCTTGTGCTTATAGCCCAACACTGTGCAGGGCGATTGGCATTTGCGGACAAAAGCTTGGAGAATGTTCTGCTGTctgcaacatcctccagcatgaTGGTTTGacagtgggtcagtaatggtgtgTGGAGGCATTTTGTGAAGGGCTGCACAGCCCTCCATGTGCTAGCCAGAggtaccctgactgccattTGGTACAGGGATGAGATCCTCAGACCCATTGTGAGAgcatatgctggtgcagtgggccctgggttcATTCTGCTGCATGACAATACTAGGCcgcatgtggctgaagtgtgtcagcagttcctgcatgatgaaggAATAGATGGATTGGCCTATCCCTTCCCCAggcctgaatccaatcgagcacATCTGGGCATCATTCGCCAATGACACATTGCACCACACACTGTCCAGGAGTGTCTGGGAggagatccctcaggagaacattatttgtttttaagcaGTATATAAACACCAATTAGaaattgccttttttttttaaataagttttatcattaaaggaacactaggtaatatttgggTTTTTGCTTCTGaagctccccctagtgtaattaatttttacagcactgtatggAAATCGTTGAGGGAAGGAGGTGgtctcctaccctcctccaaaagttacattgtgtggtttctacagtgctgagcccagagtagcaactacagaagctctattctccctgttacagctcagtggggcatcacagtgattctgaagctgtgatttttaaagtgttttgatGGAAACAACAAGAATGTAGCATatctcatttgttcattcattgtctttaatcGCTTAACCAGTTCaaggtcactgtgggtccacaACCTACACGGAATCAaagggggcaaggcaggaacacaccctggagggacaccagtccttcgcaggtgacacacacacacacactcccatgGGCACttgagtcttcaatccaccaaccaaaatgtgtttttggactgtgggaggaaaccagggcacctggaggaaacccatgcagacacaggaagaacacaccaaactcctcaccgacagtcacccggtgcagGGCTTGAACTCACAAtcccaggtccctgaagctgtgtaatagtgacactacctgctgcgccaccttgcaCATATCATTTGCATGCGCTCACAGACAATTTTTCTtaacaatattataaatattgatatttgcaTAAACAGAAAATTCTCTTTAATTCATGTCCCatgcacattttaatatttcaaaactTTGCAAACTAAATGTCCAATCAACAAATCAATCAtccaatcaatcaataaatctaCCAACCAATCAGAAAAACCTACACAAGATTATAGCAGTGGTCAGCAGTCTTTCTTCATGCAGAGTTTGTCTTTATTCCTACCATATTATTATACTTGTCTTCAGAAGCCTTAAACATTTGTATCAGATGTTTAAGATTTGGTGTGGATTTAGGAAAGTAAACAACAGAATAAATGTTACTGACCACAGtaacaatgaaaaacaaataccTACCTAAAATATTGGCAGCATActgataaaaatgtttaaatttgataTGTTTGTTGCATATTATATCTGGATTTGGAGTTCTGCCCTTCTGATATTCCCCAAGAAGGttactgcaaaaataaaagataaaaatattatcCCATACAGAAACATTACCTCACACAAATCAGCCCAGCAGGGAAAACTAATGATAGAATACCTAAATACTTCATGCCAGTACTCTTTAACATAGGAGATCTGATGGAAGGGAATATCCAGTGCACGGCAAACTTTATACGCATCTTCACAGTCTCGCTCTGAGGTACACACACCTCGTTCATCCAGAGAGTCCCAGTTCTTCATGAAAATTCCAGTGACCTGATAGCCTTcagtagaaaaataaaacattattgtCTAGGTTAAAGTAAAGCGTCAACACCTTTaatcatatatatttaaatatatatatatatatatatatatatatatatatatatatatatatatatatatgtgtgtgtgtatatggatggatggatggatgtctcACCTCGTCGTTTGAGTAAAAGGGCAGCTACAGAACTGTCCACTCCTCCGGACATAGCACACACTACATGCCTCACTACACTCATGATTTTCACTTTGACTCTCTTCAGAACTCCACATTTAGAGCAGGTATAACCTTTAAATCACCTGTATCACTTCTGTCATGTTCTGCTATAGGGTAGACAGGGTAGCCCCATGTTTGCGGTCCTTCTCTAAACACGGTCCGTCTGGAAACATGTCTTCAGCTCCGAGCACCGTTTCCCACGACGTAGCGAACTGCGGCACGGAGCGACTCCTAAATCTGGACTTTGGTTCGTTTGAGATCTTAAACTTTGACTGATATTCTCAAATACGTTACGGTAGGATTTCTTAAGCATtgcatctgttttcttttttatttaaagactATACCTGAGATAATATTAATGTGTTGTGAGCGCTGTGTTATTTCGGTTGTGGCGTGCTCTAGTGTCACAGAGTGCACCGATGTGGAATACGCTCTGAATCCTAAAGTcacagtattattttattaatattaacatgTAAGCTTAACATAACCTGAAAATAGCAGCACTgttattcaataataataaaaaccctcTGAATTAAAACACAAACTGGAGTAACGTCTAAATTTTATTTtgcaacaatgtttttttttctcctcaccTGTTTTTCTTTACCCGTTTTCGTTTTCCGCCCGTATTcgtttcccacccattttcgtGCCCCACCCATTTTCGTTCTTCACCCGTATTTGTGCCCCACCCGTTTTCGTGCCCCACCCGTATTCGTGTTCCACTCGTTTTAGTTCTTCACCTGTATTCGTGCCCCACCCATTTTCGTTTTCCACCCGTTTTCTGTGCCCCACCCATTTCGTTCTCCACCCATATTCGTTTTACACCCGTTTTAGTGCTCCATTCGTTTTCGTTACTCACCCATTTTCCGTTTATCACTATATTTATGTATTCCACCTACTTTTTGCAGTTGACCTTTTCATTTCCCAGCCATTTTTACACCCCACTTTTTCATTTCCAGCTCATTTTAGAACTcttcctgtttttgtttcttaccCTGTGTTGCATTGAACCTATTTTTGTTTCACACCggtttttattttctgccaTTACCTTTTGACTTGACTTGACCTGATATAAAGTAGGGATCTAGTCATTTATGTCACATTCAGATAATATGACCTACTTCTTATTATGCAGTTcttgtcgtggcggaagggcttgtgtggtctcatgacctccagggctatgtcgtcgggagctgttagctctcagtagggtctcccatggcgaacaggtctggagtgaagatccag is part of the Hoplias malabaricus isolate fHopMal1 chromosome 4, fHopMal1.hap1, whole genome shotgun sequence genome and encodes:
- the trmu gene encoding mitochondrial tRNA-specific 2-thiouridylase 1 isoform X1, which translates into the protein MSVVRHVVCAMSGGVDSSVAALLLKRRGYQVTGIFMKNWDSLDERGVCTSERDCEDAYKVCRALDIPFHQISYVKEYWHEVFSNLLGEYQKGRTPNPDIICNKHIKFKHFYQYAANILGADAMATGHYARTSVEDEEVFQQKHTLCPQPLFRNRLEIRNPVRLYQGADLLKDQTFFLSQISQGALKKTIFPLAALTKDFVKKIAAEAGFYHVLKKKESMGICFIGERHFEDFILQYLEPKPGNFVSIEDGKIMGKHKGWFTFTLGQRARIGGQKDPWFVVDKDIKTGEIFVGPTTNHPALLRDTIQTDRFHWITEEPPAELIRTQMMDCHFRFLHQMPLIPCTVTLNLDGSLWITAKRPVRALTPGQFAVLYKGDECLGSGKIILLGPSEHTLQKHHLQLSRDCKTPEESPISES
- the trmu gene encoding mitochondrial tRNA-specific 2-thiouridylase 1 isoform X2, with product MATGHYARTSVEDEEVFQQKHTLCPQPLFRNRLEIRNPVRLYQGADLLKDQTFFLSQISQGALKKTIFPLAALTKDFVKKIAAEAGFYHVLKKKESMGICFIGERHFEDFILQYLEPKPGNFVSIEDGKIMGKHKGWFTFTLGQRARIGGQKDPWFVVDKDIKTGEIFVGPTTNHPALLRDTIQTDRFHWITEEPPAELIRTQMMDCHFRFLHQMPLIPCTVTLNLDGSLWITAKRPVRALTPGQFAVLYKGDECLGSGKIILLGPSEHTLQKHHLQLSRDCKTPEESPISES